A part of Aquila chrysaetos chrysaetos chromosome W unlocalized genomic scaffold, bAquChr1.4 W_unloc_4, whole genome shotgun sequence genomic DNA contains:
- the LOC121233046 gene encoding betaine--homocysteine S-methyltransferase 1-like, translating into MKEGLQAAKLKAHLMSQPLAFRTPDCGKQGFIDLPEFPFGLEPRIVTRWDIQKYARKAYDLGICFIGGCSGFEPYHIRAIAEELAPERGFLPEASEKHGSWGNSLSMHTKPWVRARARKEYWENLRTASGRPYCPSVSKPDGWGVTKGTRELMQQKEATSEQQLKELFQKQKF; encoded by the exons ATGAAAGAGGGCTTGCAGGCTGCTAAACTGAAAGCCCACCTGATGTCCCAACCACTTGCTTTCCGTACACCTGATTGTGGGAAGCAGGGTTTTATTGATCTTCCAGAATTTCCCTTTG GTCTGGAGCCAAGAATTGTAACTAGATGGGATATtcaaaaatatgcaagaaagGCCTATGACTTAGGAATTTGTTTCATTGGAGGCTGTTCTGGATTTGAGCCATATCACATCCGAGCAATAGCTGAGGAGCTGGCTCCTGAAAGAGGATTTTTGCCAGAAGCTTCTGAGAAACATGGTAGCTGGGGCAATAGCCTGAGCATGCATACCAAACCCTGGGTCAGAGCAAG ggcAAGAAAAGAATACTGGGAGAATCTGAGGACTGCTTCAGGCAGGCCATATTGTCCTTCAGTCTCAAAGCCAGATGGCTGGGGAGTGACCAAAGGAACCAGGGAGCTGATGCAACAGAAAGAAGCAACAAGTGAACAACAGCTGAAAGAGCTCTTCCAGAAACAGAAGTTCTAA